GTGGTCCAGGACCATGTCCTTCGCCGACTGCTCAGTGATCAAGCCGCCGGAGCGGCTGGCCGTGCTCTGTCCGGACATGCCGGTGGCGCAGCGCCCGTACCCGCCGCACTGGCTGTGGGAGAGCTTCTCGCCGCTGCTCAAGGTGCCGGGGACGAGCAATCGCAACCAGCTCGCCGGGGAGTTCGCCAGGCAGGCCATCCTCGCGCAGCCGGGCGAGTATCTCGGGGCGGTCGCGACCGATCTCACACAGTTGCTGCGCTGGGAGCGTACGGCCGTGGACGAGAAGACGCCGTACAAGCTGCCCACCGCGGAGCGGCCGCTGAGCGGGTCGGTGCGGGGGGTGGCGGAGTCGTACGAGGCCGGGCCGGCCGCCACGCGGGTGGTCGAGCCGTTCGCGGGGTGGCTGCGCGCGTACCAGCGGTTCGGTTATGTGCCGTTCCCGCTGCTCATGCTGGCCCTGGTCGGCGCCCTGGCGGGGGCGCTGCTGCGGCGCCGGTGGGACGCGCTGCTGCCCGGCGTGGCGGCGCTCGCGCTGGTCGTCTCCCCGCCGTTCCTGGCCGCCTATGACGTGCGGTACGTGATCCCGGCGATCCCGCTGATCTGCCTGACCGTGGGGCTGACTCTCGGCGCCCGCTCGTCGTCGCCCCGAGAGCAGGCCGAGACCGCGCGAGAGCCGCTCAACGTGGGCTGAGCCGGTGCCGCTATCCCTGGAAGCGGGCCACGAAGCGGCGCTGCCAGGGGGTCTCGACGGCGTGTGCCGAGTAGTGCTCGCGTACGTAGGCGACGGCCTGGTCGTTGGGCACCCCGTCGATCACGGCCAGGCAGGCCAGCGCCGTGCCGGTGCGTCCGCGACCGCCGCCGCAGGCGACCTCGACGCGCTCGGACTCGGCGCGCGCCCATGCCTCACGCAACGCGTCGGCGCTCGCCTCCCGGTCGGACGGCAGCCAGAAGTCGGGCCAGCGCACCCACCGGTG
The nucleotide sequence above comes from Nonomuraea helvata. Encoded proteins:
- a CDS encoding protein-tyrosine phosphatase family protein, which encodes MIATWEPTASGVLRLPSGRLIRGRGLRHPLPEGPRPAFALYLLGRRPESVDWEHRWVRWPDFWLPSDREASADALREAWARAESERVEVACGGGRGRTGTALACLAVIDGVPNDQAVAYVREHYSAHAVETPWQRRFVARFQG